From one Electrophorus electricus isolate fEleEle1 chromosome 20, fEleEle1.pri, whole genome shotgun sequence genomic stretch:
- the il17rc gene encoding uncharacterized protein il17rc, whose amino-acid sequence MELPWGMLFMLTGALVSEAVLENYYPKQNITCSQGLARCRAKEAFPLGLHDFGPVEILGLDVKPMLCCKENRKCKTCVHTRILLRILPKDDEGEKRSGEHEDSGDAAAVTVCFLSGPNLPHCWKVNFVVTPNARENHSKAELTVVQYDGIFLGTTVNVTVKSMVRSVRFPHLSEACAFTDIEECKTPRIYPEIDRHKGVVELKEASEDLNQPKSLLMCMKRGRQGMCLNLPSSKWTIPLHAVTPCLCFQAWREETPYSRSEFCPFSNNTEFQKNIMKNVSLSVAHAVSNKGHPVLSWNLTAPCRLEAELWPCQMEAESDSGCKEVQGFRVTLGTYSQWQENVTTLWTSGTFEDLVDIHSTNLFLHCMMVKLEEETLGPLCQHDIRRGRWSILVLVTLLVFSLTVFGMYVLREKLKGWHSNWDKRHHSKEGLGEVLLLHTSEADQGSLVCGLGTVLSEIGFRVYLDLWSQAEVCSVGPAPWLHSHISHLHKHSGKALILLSGSALDRAKGFWDIWNEEKNGKGQLPDMKENGIVGDKPLPGISLDVFGSALGCILSDHLKDGAADHFALVQFDSHKFINREMDVPELFQGLRLYQLPSETCRLLTELHADRPESISAQLKMVLWLRRASRRLAKGLRDSGKELRTRADSMFTQLDVLSMEGEETVI is encoded by the exons ATGGAGTTGCCATGGGGAATGCTGTTCATGCTGACTGGCGCTCTGGTATCTGAAGCGGTCCTGGAAAACTATTACCCGAAACAGAACATTACCTGCTCTCAG GGTCTTGCTCGATGCAGAGCAAAGGAGGCATTCCCTCTGGGGCTGCATGACTTTGGACCTGTGGAAATTTTGGGTCTTGATGTGAAACCTATGCTGTGCTGTAAAGAGAatagaaaatgcaaaacatgcGTACACACCAGAATCCTGCTCAGAATTCTTCCTAAAGACGATGAGGGGGAGAAAAGATCAGGAGAACATGAAGACAGTg GGGATGCAGCCGCAGTAACAGTGTGCTTCCTCTCTGGCCCAAATCTCCCCCACTGCTGGAAAGTTAACTTTGTAGTGACTCCTAATGCACGTGAAAACCATTCAAAAGCTGAG CTAACCGTGGTGCAGTATGATGGCATTTTCCTGGGGACCACTGTGAATGTCACGGTGAAGTCTATGGTGCGTTCAGTGAGGTTCCCCCACCTGAGTGAAG CTTGTGCCTTTACAGATATAGAAGAATGCAAAA CGCCTAGAATCTACCCGGAGATTGACAGGCATAAGGGTGTGGTTGAGCTGAAAGAAGCCAGTGAGGATCTGAACCAGCCTAAGTCATTGCTGATGTGTATGAAGAGAGGACGCCAGGGAATGTGTTTG AATCTTCCATCAAGCAAATGGACCATTCCACTGCACGCTGTCACCCCTTGCCTGTGTTTCCAG gcatgGAGAGAGGAAACACCATATTCTCGATCTGAATTTTGCCCTTTTAGTAATAACACGG AGTTCCAGAAGAACATTATGAAAAATGTATCCCTCTCAGTGGCCCATGCTGTAAGCAACAAGGGTCATCCAGTGTTGAGCTGGAACTTGACCGCCCCCTGCAGGCTGGAGGCAGAACTGTGGCCATGCCAAATGGAGGCAGAGTCAGACAGTGGCTGTAAGGAGGTGCAGGGCTTCAGAGTGACTCTCGGCACTTACTCTCAGTGGCAAGAAAATGTCACCACACTGTGG ACATCCGGCACATTTGAGGATTTGGTGGATATTCATTCTACAAATCTGTTTTTGCATTGTATGATG GTTAAGCTGGAAGAGGAAACATTAGGTCCTCTGTGTCAACATGACA TCCGCAGGGGACGCTGGAGCATTCTTGTGCTTGTGACCCTTCTAGTTTTCAGCCTGACTGTGTTTGGCATGTATGTGCTTAGGGAAAAACTCAAAG GATGGCATTCAAACTGGGACAAAAGACATCACTCTAAAG AAGGACTTGGTGAAGTGCTGCTCTTGCACACTTCCGAGGCGGATCAGGGCAGTTTGGTGTGCGGCCTGGGCACGGTGCTGTCTGAAATTGGTTTCAGGGTGTACCTGGACCTGTGGAGCCAGGCAGAGGTGTGCTCAGTGGGACCAGCTCCGTGGCTGCATTCACACATCAGCCACCTCCACAAACACAGTGGCAAAGCCCTGATCTTGCTCTCCGGCTCTGCCCTGGACAGGGCCAAGGGTTTTTGGGATATCTGGAATGAAGAGAAGAATGGAAAAGGACAATTGCCAGACATGAAGGAGAATGGAATAGTGGGTGACAAACCCTTGCCCGGGATCTCTTTGGATGTGTTCGGTTCTGCCCTCGGCTGCATTCTCAGTGACCACCTGAAGGATGGTGCTGCTGACCACTTCGCCCTGGTGCAGTTTGACTCACATAAATTCATAAACAGAGAAATGGATGTGCCAGAGCTGTTCCAAGGTCTGCGGCTGTATCAGCTGCCCTCCGAGACATGCCGGCTCCTCACAGAGCTCCATGCGGATCGGCCAGAGAGCATCAGCGCACAGCTGAAGATGGTGCTGTGGCTCCGTAGGGCCTCCAGGAGGCTAGCGAAGGGGCTGAGGGATTCTGGAAAAGAGTTGCGGACACGTGCAGACTCCATGTTCACACAGTTGGACGTTCTGAGTATGGAGGGAGAAGAGACTGTAATTTAA